One stretch of Maylandia zebra isolate NMK-2024a unplaced genomic scaffold, Mzebra_GT3a scaffold05, whole genome shotgun sequence DNA includes these proteins:
- the LOC101464037 gene encoding uncharacterized protein LOC101464037 → MSVKILSVTLLLLSMCVCFSSSAGIRGPTKKRPCCVDVTNLNMSPEVVGETYREQASSYPCVNAIIFNTEYGQLCADPDAQWVQNLTSTMKKVQ, encoded by the exons ATGTCTGTGAAGATTCTCTCCgtcactctcctcctgctctcaatgtgtgtgtgcttcagctcctctgcag GTATCCGTGGTCCTACGAAGAAACGCCCTTGCTGCGTTGATGTTACCAACCTCAATATGAGCCCTGAGGTGGTGGGGGAGACATATCGCGAGCAGGCTTCATCATATCCCTGTGTGAATGCTATAAT tttcAACACAGAATATGGTCAGCTTTGCGCCGATCCTGACGCTCAGTGGGTCCAGAATC TCACTTCCACAATGAAGAAGGTGCAGTGA
- the LOC143415824 gene encoding monocyte chemotactic protein 1B-like, translated as MSVKILSITLLLLSMCVCCHSSEAHRLPTVPRPCCTSVTQRDLSTMVMGQTYREQAASGRCVKAIIFNTKEGQLCADPNAQWVKDLIAKMIKVNQGSTCLLHQYFHHL; from the exons ATGTCTGTGAAGATCCTCTCCatcactctcctcctgctctcaatgtgtgtgtgctgccaCTCCTCTGAAG CTCATCGTCTTCCTACAGTACCGCGACCATGCTGCACTAGCGTCACCCAACGCGATTTGAGCACTATGGTGATGGGACAAACGTATCGTGAGCAGGCTGCATCAGGTCGCTGTGTGAAGGCTATAAT TTTCAACACAAAGGAAGGACAGCTTTGTGCTGATCCAAACGCTCAGTGGGTCAAGGATC TCATTGCCAAAATGATAAAGGTGAACCAGGGAAGCACCTGTCTGCTACATCAGTATTTTCACCATCTTTAA
- the LOC101488026 gene encoding C-C motif chemokine 2 — MSVKILSITLLLLSMCVCFSYSAGPPGPGSKRPCCVNVTDIDMSPEVVGETYREQAAKPPCVKAIIFNTEYGQLCADPKAQWVKDLTAKMRKE, encoded by the exons ATGTCTGTGAAGATCCTCTCCatcactctcctcctgctctcaatgtgtgtgtgcttcagcTACTCTGCAG GTCCACCTGGTCCTGGAAGTAAACGCCCGTGCTGCGTTAATGTCACCGACATCGATATGAGCCCTGAGGTGGTGGGGGAAACATATCGTGAGCAGGCTGCAAAACCACCCTGTGTGAAGGCTATAAT TTTCAACACAGAATATGGACAACTTTGTGCTGATCCGAAAGCTCAGTGGGTCAAAGATC TCACTGCCAAAATGAGGAAGGAGTGA